GAGGTCCGCTCTGCCGGTTTCGGCATGCCAAAGCTCAAGGATGGCGAGACTGCGGCCTTCGGCCATCTCGGACTCGAGGTCGACGACCTCGAAGACGCCAAAGCCGAACTGGCAGGCCGAGGGGTCCTCTTGCAGGGCGAATACGAGACTGACGACGTCCACTACATCTTCACGGCGCCGGAGACGACGTTCGGGGTGACCCTGCACCTCATGGAGCACAAGAACCGCGGGACGAGCGAGTGAGCGCCCAGGGGTGTACCGCTGGCGGGCGTCGGACGGCGGCTATCGAGCGCGCGTACGTCGAAGACGTGAGCTTCCTCGATTTCAGATGCCGAACTCGTGGGCGCCAGGCATCCAGCGACCGCGTCCAGAGGTCACACGCCAACCCGAAGGGAGAAGGCCATGTTCGATTCGTCAAATAACCGCGGTGGCGACAGCGCAGACTTCCTGATCGTCGGGGGCGGGACAGCGGGACGCGCTGCACGTATTCCCGACCACATTCGCCCCAGGCGAGATGAGCCCCACCGGCGTCGCGTTCGAGATGAACGTCGGGCTGCTCAAGCCGCGGTCACGCGGGCGAGTGACGCTTGTCTCGCCGGACCCCCGTGTTCCGCCGCGGATTGACGTCAAACTGCTCACCGACCCGAGGGACGTCGCTTCGATGGTCGAAGGGATCCGCTTGGCACGACGAGTTCGTACTGCCCAAGAGCGGCCCCGGTCCACTGACAAGGAGGCAGTCACATGGCATCACCCAGCGAAGGTAACCAGCTCAGCTTCGAACGGGACATCAAGCCCTTGTTCCGGACGAAGGACCGCGACTCGATGCTTCAGGCGTTTGATCTGTTCGATTACGAGGACGTCGTCAAGCACGCCGACGCCATCGTCGGCGCCCTCCGCAGCGGGCAGATGCCCTGCGACGGCGCCTGGCCCGATTCCCAGGTCGACCAGCTCCAGCGATGGATTGACCAGGGCACGCCGGCCTAGATGGAGCCGAGAATCGGTACCGCCGCACTCGCCGACCCCAAGGCAAAGCACTTCCTTCGCAAACCGACCCGGTCATGGCGCGCCTCATCGACGCCCATCTGGATTTCCGTCCGCGGGCTTGGCTGGACGAGTTGCCGCCACTGGACGCGTTCGGCACGCTTATCTTCCAGGTTCTGGGCCAGCAGCTTTCGGTCGCGGCAACGCGAGCGATCCTGTCACGGCTCGTGGAGAACTTCGGGGGCGGCTGCCCTCACCGGCGGAGCTGCTGGGCGCAGATGCGCAGGTGCTTCGTGGCAGCGGCATGTCGGTACGGAAGGTCGCGACGTTGCGGGCTATCGCCGCGCGGTTTGTGGACGGGCGTCTCCGCGAGGAGGCGTTGGCCGTGATGACCGACGACGAGGTCGAGGCCGTACTGACCAACGTACCTGGAGTCGGGCCATGGACGGCGCACGGATTCCTGCTGATAGCGCTCAACCGGCCCGACGTGTTCCTACCTGGCGACGTTGCACTGCGGCGCGCGGTCCAGCGAGCGTACGGTTTGGACCACGCCCCGACGGGAGCTGGAGTTGAACCAACTGGCGGAGCGCTGGCGACCGTATCGAAGCCTCGCTGTGGCCTACTTGTTCACGTCCGAATACGACGCGCAAGCCCAAATGGGCTCAATACGCGCGGCATCAAAGAACTCGAAGGGTTCCGCTAGTCCATATCAAGTCTCACACCACGGGCGATGACCAGTTCACCCAGTTCTTGCTCGATGAGCATGCTCGTTGGCAGGTCGTGATGCCCGGCGAACTTGGTGGGTGGTTTCGCGTTGTGACTTCTCGACTGGTGGGTCGCCACAACGCAAACCACCCACCGGCTGTCGTGTGGGCTGGATCAAGGGAACGATCCAGAAGATGCTGCTAGCTGAGGTGTCCCTGCGATGACGTACCGGAGGGCAGTCCTGCCACCCCGGCCCGACCTGAGGAGCCGGCGCAAGCGGGCGGCCGCAAGGATGATGGTTCGCGGCCTGGATCTCAGTGAGCGACTCATGTCGCAGATGCTCGTCGAGGTGACACCTCCGGCCGACGATCCCTTCTATCGGGTCCCCGAGAACCTGGAAGTGCTCCGCCCGGGCGAGGTGCTCGACGCTCGGCCGGTTGAGGTCCGAGGGTTTCGCCGCCTGGTCAAAGCCGATGCGTGGCAGGTGAAGTTCCGCTCCACCGACAGCCGTGGTGCTGCCGCGTCTGGAGTCACCACGGTGATGATTCCCCGGCGGCCCTTCAACGGGCCGGTCAGGCCAATGCTCTCCTATCAGTGCGCCATCGACAGCTTGGGGGCGGCCGCCGATCCCTCCTACACGCTCAGACACGGCAACCAGTGGGAACTTCCTCTCATGGTCCTGGCCCTCCGCCGAGGGTGGGCGGTCGTGACCACCGACTACACCGGACCGCGGCACGCCTTCGGCGTGGGGCTGCTGGCGGCCCGCTTCGTGCTCGACGGCATTCGGGCCGCCATCGCCTTCGAACCGGCTGGCTTCGACGCCGCCACGCCGATCGGCCTGTGGGGCTACTCGGGCGGAGCTCAAGCAACCGTCGCGGCGGCCGAACAGCACTCGAGCTACGCGCCGGAGCTGAACATCGTGGCCACCGCCGCCGGGGCCATCCCGGTCGACCCCACCTCATCGGGACTGCCCGACGACGGCAACATCCTCAGCGGACTGGCGGTCGCCTCACTCGTCGGTATCAGCCGCGGCTTCCCGGACGTCGACCTGCTCGGCGCCCTCACACCCCAGGGTCAGGCCATGGTGGCGTCGGCGGCCGACATGACCCTCGAGCAGCTCATCATGAGCTTTCCCTTCCTCCATTGGGGCGACTACCTCACCGTCCCGGGCGTGTTCGAGATACCAGGGTTGCGCGCCGCCTTCGAGGCGATCCGGCTCGGTCAGGCCACACCCATGACCACGGTGTACCTGTACCACGCGGTGCATGATCAGTATCCAGCCGTCGACGACGTCGACAAGCTCGTCGAAAAATACCGTCGTGAAGGGGTCGACGTGACCTACCGCCGGTTTCGATTCGGTGAGCACGTCATCGTGATGTTCACCGGTGTTCCGAGCTCACTCCGATTTCTGAGCGAGCGATTCGGCGGCCCGGTGAGGCGACGCTTGAGGCGCGCACGGCGCCGCCGAGGAGAACTCGAACCCCTTCGCTGAGTGTGTCGGCGGGGGAGTTCGCATCGATGACCCGCTGGACCGTCAGGCCAATGCCAAGCGCGAGCACGCTCGCGGCCAGCCGATCCGGGTCGACGCCGAGGTCGATGCCCAGCGCTCGCTGTTACTGAACCGCGCAGGCTCGTCGAGTAGCGCACCGGCGTCGGGGATGCGGGCACCTCGCGCCGATGCGGCGTTCGGGCGGCGGCGGGCCCGGGGTGCTCGACGCGCCCGGCTAGAGCCCACACGCCTCGGTGGTCGTTAGCTGTACCCGTACGATGATCAAGCCCACCTAGCCACAACCAGCAGAGTGAGATGGCATGCGACTGAGTACTCGCAATCAGTTGGCGGCGACCGTGCAGGAGGTGACCGAGGGGAACGTGATGGCCACCGTCAAGGTCGTGCTGGGAGACGGCCAGGAGGTGACCGCGGCGATCACACGCGAAGCCGTAGAAGACCTCGGCCTCGCTGCCGGCGACCGAGTGACGGTCTTGGTCAAGGCAACCGAGGTCATGCTCGCCAAGGACTGAACTTCTTTGCGAACGGACTGCCGGTCGGCCGTTGCGTCGACGCGGCGGGCCGCCTCCGCAGTTCCCATGAGGCCACCCAAGCCCGTGGCATGAGCGCCACGAGGCCTACGCCTGGGTCCGGGCTTGGCACTCCGAACGCTCCGGGGGGCGCACGCGCCCGGAGTCGGGAATCGGTGAGAGTCGGGTCTTTCGTCGAGCGGAGCCCGCGTGTGCCCGGTCAGAGCGATAGATTTTGGGCGTGAGCGAGTTTCGGATCGGTCAGGCCGCCGAGCTGTTGGGGGTGAGCCCAGACACGGTCCGGCGTCTCGCTGACGGGGGGGAGCTCCAGACACGCCGGACGGAAGGCGGCCATCGGGTGGTGGACGGGGTGGCGTTGGCTCGGTTCGTGGCCGAGCACGGCGGTACCCAGACGACGGGCGCCATCGTGGGCCAGTCGGCACGGAATCGCTTCCCCGGGATCATCACTCGGGTGGTCAAAGACTCAGTGGCGGCGCAGGTCGAAGTGCAGGCGGGCCCACATCGAGTGGTGTCGCTGATGACGGCCGAGGCGGTGGATGAGCTGGGCCTCGAGCCTGGCATGCGAGCGGTCGCGGTCGTGAAGGCGACCCAAGTGGTCGTGGAGGTACCCGAGGCGGGCTGAGTTGGCCTCGTCCTTTCGAACCAGGAGGTTCTGTGCGTCCCCGATTCTCGTTTCGTGTAGTGGCGACAGGGGTCGCGGCCGTAACAGTGGGCGTATTCGCTGGCTCGGCGTCAGCGACCACGCCCGCAGGTCACGTCGAGGCCAGCAAGCCAACCGGTTCGATCACCGTGTCCGCGGCCTCGTCGCTGACCGAGGCGTTCACGCAGCTCGGTCGCCAGTTTCAGAAGCAGTACAAGGGCACGACCGTGACATTCAACTTCGGGTCCTCGTCAACTCTGGAGACCCAGATTCAACAGGGCGCCCCGGCGGACGTGTTCGCCTCCGCGGACACCGCGAACATGGTCAAGCTGTCCACAGCCGGTGACGTGTCAGGCAAGCCGGTCATCTTCGCCCGCAACCTGCTCGAGCTCGCGGTGGCCAAAGGCAACCCGAAGAAGATCAAAACCCTGGCCGACACTCTCAAGCCGGGACTGCAGCTGGTGCTGTGCGCGGCGACAGTGCCGTGCGGCAAGTTCGCGTTGCAGGCTTACCAGCAGGCCGGACTGACGGTGCCGAAGGTCCCAACGGGCCAAGACGTGAAGGCCACCCTGTCAAACGTGACCCTCGGCTCCGCCGACGCGGCGATCGTCTACGTCACCGACGTGAAGGCAGCCAAAGGCAAGGTCGTGGGTGTCGTCATCCCACCGGCCCAGAACGTCGTGGCGACCTATCCGCTCGCGGTGGTCAAGTCGTCCGCCAACGCGGCGACTGCTCAAGCGTTCGTGCAGTACGTCGCGTCCCCGGCCGGGAAGGCCACGCTGTTGAAGTTCGGGTTCCTGAAGCCGTGACCCGGCGTCCGGGCGGTCGACGAAGGCTCCGGGCTCGTCGACCGCCTGCCGCCGCTTGCGCACTCGCGGCCCTCGCCGTTGGTTTCTTGGTCCTCCCGGTGGTGGGGCTGGTACAGCGGGCCCCGTGGTCGCAGATGTGGACCGACCTCACCGACCCGGCGACCAAAGACGCATTGCGCCTCTCCCTCGAATGCTCGCTGGCAGCCACCGCGCTGTCCGCGCTCTTTGGGATCCCGCTCGCCTGGGTCTTGGCCCGGACGGAGTTCCCCGGGCGGCACCTCACCCGGGCGCTCGTTCTCCTGCCGATGGTGCTGCCCCCAGTGGTGGGAGGGATCGCCCTGTTCTTTGCTATCGGCCCTCGGGGCTTGCTCGGCCAGTACCTCGACGACTGGTTCGGAGTCCGCCTCCCCTTTACGACGCTCGGGACGATCGTCGCCGAGACTTTCGTGGCCATGCCCTTCCTCATCATTACGGTGGAAGCGGCACTGCGCGGCATCGACCGTCGTTACGAAGACGCGGCGAGCACCCTCGGGGCCGGCCGCTGGACGGTGTTTCGCCGTGTCACCCTGCCGCTCATCGCGCCGTCACTGCTCGCCGGTGCCGCACTCAGCTGGGCCCGAGCCCTGGGCGAATTCGGCGCCACCATCACCTTCGCCGGCAACCTCCAAGGCAAGACCCAGACCATGCCGCTGGCCATCTTCATCGCCTTTGAGCACGACCCCGCGACCGCAGTCGCCCTGAGCCTCGTGCTCGTGGCGATCTCGATCGCCGTGCTGGTCGCGCTGCGCGACCGCTGGTTCTTCGCGTGAGCCTCGACGCTGACCTCGATCTCCAGCTCGGCACGCTCAACCTCTCGGTCACCGTCGACGCCCAACCCGGCGAGACCGTCGTTCTCCTGGGCCCGAACGGGGCCGGGAAGACCACCTTGCTCGGCGCGCTCGCCGGGCTCCTCGCCATCGACCGCGGCAACATCACCCTCGACGGCAAGAGCCTCGACGACCCCGCACACAAGATCTGGGTGCCGCCGGAGCGCCGGCCGATCGGCGTTGTCTTCCAAGACAACCTGCTTTTCCCACACCTGAGCGCCCTCGAAAACGTCGCTTTCGGCCTTCGCGGCCACGGTGCACGACGAAGCGAAGCCCGCCGCGAAGCCCGCACGTGGCTCGAGCGCATGGGTCTGGCCGGACACGTCAACGCCCGACCCCGCCAACTCTCTGGCGGACAAGCCCAACGGGTCGCGTTGGCACGCGCGCTCGTCCGGTCACCCCGACTACTGCTCCTCGACGAACCTCTCGCCGCGCTCGACGCCACCACCCGCCTCGACATCCGCCGCGACCTACGAGGCCACCTGGACACGTTCGCGGGTCCACGCATACTCGTCACCCACGACCCCATCGACGCGATGATCCTCGCCGACCGTGTCATCGTGCTCGAACACGGCGAGACCACCCAAGCTGGCACGCTCCCCGAGCTCCGAGCCCATCCCCGCAGCGAATACGCCGCCAACCTCATCGGTGTCAACCTGTACCGCGGCACCCTCAACGGCGACCGCATCACCATCGACACAGGGAAAACCCTCGCCGTGGTCAACGACCACAACATCACTGGGGAAGTCTTCGCCACCATCCGACCCGAAAGCGTCGCCCTCCACCCCGAACAACCCACCGGCAGCCCCCGCAACACCTGGGTGGCAACCGTGGCGACCATCGACCAGTACGGACCACGCGCCCGAGTCGTCCTCAATGGCCCGATCAGCATCACCGCCGAGATCACCCAAGAGGCTCTCGTCGACCTCGCCATCAAACCTGACGCCCGCCTATGGGTGAGCGCGAAGGCCACCGAGATCGAGATCGATCCCTTCTAGAGCGTCCCGTCACATCTGGCATCGAGCGCGAGAAGCTCGTGAAACCGTTCCGCTCCCGACCCGGCCTGCTACGTGACGAAGACGCCGCCGTCGCGCAACACCC
This genomic stretch from Acidimicrobiia bacterium harbors:
- a CDS encoding ABC transporter ATP-binding protein, whose amino-acid sequence is MSLDADLDLQLGTLNLSVTVDAQPGETVVLLGPNGAGKTTLLGALAGLLAIDRGNITLDGKSLDDPAHKIWVPPERRPIGVVFQDNLLFPHLSALENVAFGLRGHGARRSEARREARTWLERMGLAGHVNARPRQLSGGQAQRVALARALVRSPRLLLLDEPLAALDATTRLDIRRDLRGHLDTFAGPRILVTHDPIDAMILADRVIVLEHGETTQAGTLPELRAHPRSEYAANLIGVNLYRGTLNGDRITIDTGKTLAVVNDHNITGEVFATIRPESVALHPEQPTGSPRNTWVATVATIDQYGPRARVVLNGPISITAEITQEALVDLAIKPDARLWVSAKATEIEIDPF
- a CDS encoding TOBE domain-containing protein; amino-acid sequence: MSEFRIGQAAELLGVSPDTVRRLADGGELQTRRTEGGHRVVDGVALARFVAEHGGTQTTGAIVGQSARNRFPGIITRVVKDSVAAQVEVQAGPHRVVSLMTAEAVDELGLEPGMRAVAVVKATQVVVEVPEAG
- the modA gene encoding molybdate ABC transporter substrate-binding protein → MATGVAAVTVGVFAGSASATTPAGHVEASKPTGSITVSAASSLTEAFTQLGRQFQKQYKGTTVTFNFGSSSTLETQIQQGAPADVFASADTANMVKLSTAGDVSGKPVIFARNLLELAVAKGNPKKIKTLADTLKPGLQLVLCAATVPCGKFALQAYQQAGLTVPKVPTGQDVKATLSNVTLGSADAAIVYVTDVKAAKGKVVGVVIPPAQNVVATYPLAVVKSSANAATAQAFVQYVASPAGKATLLKFGFLKP
- a CDS encoding ABC transporter permease, which codes for MTRRPGGRRRLRARRPPAAACALAALAVGFLVLPVVGLVQRAPWSQMWTDLTDPATKDALRLSLECSLAATALSALFGIPLAWVLARTEFPGRHLTRALVLLPMVLPPVVGGIALFFAIGPRGLLGQYLDDWFGVRLPFTTLGTIVAETFVAMPFLIITVEAALRGIDRRYEDAASTLGAGRWTVFRRVTLPLIAPSLLAGAALSWARALGEFGATITFAGNLQGKTQTMPLAIFIAFEHDPATAVALSLVLVAISIAVLVALRDRWFFA
- a CDS encoding TOBE domain-containing protein translates to MRLSTRNQLAATVQEVTEGNVMATVKVVLGDGQEVTAAITREAVEDLGLAAGDRVTVLVKATEVMLAKD
- a CDS encoding lipase family protein, which produces MVRGLDLSERLMSQMLVEVTPPADDPFYRVPENLEVLRPGEVLDARPVEVRGFRRLVKADAWQVKFRSTDSRGAAASGVTTVMIPRRPFNGPVRPMLSYQCAIDSLGAAADPSYTLRHGNQWELPLMVLALRRGWAVVTTDYTGPRHAFGVGLLAARFVLDGIRAAIAFEPAGFDAATPIGLWGYSGGAQATVAAAEQHSSYAPELNIVATAAGAIPVDPTSSGLPDDGNILSGLAVASLVGISRGFPDVDLLGALTPQGQAMVASAADMTLEQLIMSFPFLHWGDYLTVPGVFEIPGLRAAFEAIRLGQATPMTTVYLYHAVHDQYPAVDDVDKLVEKYRREGVDVTYRRFRFGEHVIVMFTGVPSSLRFLSERFGGPVRRRLRRARRRRGELEPLR